In Escherichia ruysiae, a genomic segment contains:
- the kdpA gene encoding potassium-transporting ATPase subunit KdpA, whose amino-acid sequence MAAQGFLLIATFLLVLMVLARPLGSGLARLINDIPLPGTAGVECVLFRALGVSGREMNWKQYLSAILCLNMLGLAVLFFMLLGQHYLPLNPQQLPGLSWDLALNTAVSFVTNTNWQSYSGETTLSYFSQMAGLTVQNFLSAASGIAVIFALIRAFTRQSMSTLGNAWFDLLRITLWVLAPVALLIALFFIQQGALQNFLPYQPVTTVEGVQQLLPMGPVASQEAIKMLGTNGGGFFNANSSHPFENPTALTNFVQMLAIFLIPTALCFAFGEVAGERRQGRMLLWAMSVIFVICVGVVMWAEVQGNPHLLALGADSNINMEGKESRFGVLVSSLFAVVTTAASCGAVIAMHDSFTAPGGMVPMWLMQIGEVVFGGVGSGLYGMMLFVLLAVFIAGLMIGRTPEYLGKKIDVREMKLTALAILVTPTLVLMGAALAMMTDAGRSAMLNPGPHGFSEVLYAVSSAANNNGSAFAGLSANSPFWNCLLAFCMFVGRFGVIIPVMAIAGSLVSKKSQPASSGTLPTHGPLFVGLLIGTVLLVGALTFIPALALGPVAEYLS is encoded by the coding sequence ATGGCTGCGCAAGGGTTCTTACTGATCGCCACGTTTTTACTGGTGCTGATGGTGCTGGCGCGCCCTTTAGGCAGCGGGCTGGCGCGGCTGATTAATGATATTCCTCTTCCCGGTACTGCGGGCGTTGAGTGCGTACTCTTTCGCGCACTTGGCGTCTCTGGTCGCGAGATGAACTGGAAGCAATATCTCTCTGCCATTCTCTGCCTGAACATGCTGGGGCTGGCGGTGCTGTTTTTTATGTTGCTCGGTCAGCACTATCTGCCGCTTAATCCGCAGCAGTTGCCGGGGCTGTCGTGGGATCTGGCGCTCAATACCGCCGTCAGCTTTGTCACGAATACCAACTGGCAATCTTATAGCGGTGAAACCACGTTGAGCTATTTCAGCCAGATGGCGGGTTTAACAGTGCAAAACTTTCTTTCTGCCGCCAGCGGGATTGCGGTGATTTTTGCCCTCATCCGCGCGTTTACCCGCCAGAGCATGAGCACGCTCGGCAATGCCTGGTTCGATCTGCTACGCATCACGTTATGGGTGTTAGCCCCTGTGGCGTTGTTGATCGCACTGTTTTTTATTCAACAAGGTGCGCTGCAAAATTTTCTGCCCTATCAGCCGGTGACGACCGTTGAAGGTGTACAACAACTGTTACCGATGGGACCGGTAGCTTCTCAGGAAGCGATCAAGATGCTCGGCACTAACGGCGGCGGTTTCTTTAATGCCAACTCGTCGCATCCGTTTGAAAACCCAACAGCACTGACCAACTTCGTGCAAATGCTGGCAATCTTCTTGATCCCAACGGCGCTGTGTTTTGCCTTTGGCGAAGTGGCGGGCGAGCGCCGCCAGGGGCGCATGTTGCTGTGGGCGATGTCGGTGATTTTTGTCATCTGCGTAGGCGTGGTGATGTGGGCAGAAGTTCAGGGTAATCCGCATCTGCTGGCACTCGGCGCAGACAGCAACATCAATATGGAAGGTAAAGAGAGCCGTTTCGGCGTGCTGGTCAGTAGCCTGTTTGCAGTCGTGACTACAGCGGCTTCCTGCGGTGCGGTGATTGCGATGCATGATTCGTTTACCGCTCCTGGTGGCATGGTGCCGATGTGGTTGATGCAAATTGGTGAAGTGGTATTCGGCGGCGTTGGTTCTGGCCTTTACGGCATGATGCTGTTCGTCCTGCTGGCAGTGTTTATTGCCGGGCTGATGATTGGTCGCACACCGGAATATCTGGGTAAAAAGATCGACGTGCGCGAGATGAAACTGACCGCGTTGGCGATTCTGGTCACCCCGACGCTGGTGTTGATGGGCGCGGCGCTGGCAATGATGACCGACGCCGGACGTAGCGCCATGCTCAACCCTGGACCGCATGGTTTTAGCGAAGTGCTGTATGCCGTGTCGTCCGCCGCCAACAACAATGGCAGCGCCTTTGCCGGCTTAAGCGCCAACTCACCATTCTGGAACTGTTTACTGGCGTTCTGCATGTTTGTCGGTCGCTTCGGGGTGATTATTCCGGTGATGGCGATTGCCGGTTCGCTGGTGAGTAAAAAGAGCCAACCCGCCAGCTCCGGCACGCTGCCTACGCACGGCCCGCTGTTTGTTGGCCTGTTAATCGGCACCGTGTTGCTGGTTGGCGCACTAACCTTTATCCCTGCCCTGGCGCTTGGTCCGGTGGCGGAATATCTCTCCTGA
- the kdpF gene encoding K(+)-transporting ATPase subunit F, with the protein MSAGVIAGVLLVFLLLGYLVYALINAEAF; encoded by the coding sequence GTGAGTGCAGGCGTGATAGCCGGCGTATTGCTGGTGTTTTTATTACTGGGTTATCTGGTTTATGCCCTGATCAATGCGGAGGCGTTCTGA
- a CDS encoding YbfA family protein: protein MELYREYPAWLIFLRRTYAVAAGVLALPFMLFWKDRARFYSYLHRVWSKTSEKPVWMDQAEKATGDFY from the coding sequence ATGGAACTCTACAGAGAATATCCTGCATGGCTTATCTTTTTACGCCGTACTTATGCGGTTGCAGCGGGCGTACTGGCGCTGCCTTTCATGCTTTTCTGGAAAGACCGCGCCCGCTTTTACAGCTACCTGCATCGCGTCTGGTCGAAAACCAGCGAGAAACCGGTGTGGATGGATCAGGCCGAAAAGGCAACCGGTGATTTTTATTGA
- a CDS encoding DcrB-related protein, whose translation MTEYYVNEAVLSFDGNISQDSTINMLRLSDPDAALIISRGQMQEGDELASQVEQQMKKLEKQVKELHYTPVQVTRVGINDGEEGLEIQSQFLRGNEQVYQCQVAFVLPGERVMMAFTYARTTPLTPADMTRWAEIKKNLRFRMRQEARTN comes from the coding sequence ATGACGGAATATTATGTAAATGAAGCCGTTCTGTCTTTCGACGGCAATATATCTCAGGACAGTACCATTAATATGCTGCGCCTCAGTGATCCCGATGCCGCATTAATTATCAGCCGGGGCCAGATGCAGGAGGGAGACGAATTAGCCTCTCAGGTTGAACAGCAGATGAAAAAACTGGAAAAGCAGGTTAAGGAGCTGCACTACACGCCCGTGCAGGTGACCCGGGTGGGGATTAATGACGGCGAAGAAGGGCTGGAGATACAGAGTCAGTTTCTCCGGGGTAACGAGCAGGTGTACCAGTGTCAGGTGGCATTTGTATTGCCGGGTGAGCGGGTCATGATGGCCTTCACCTACGCCAGAACCACACCGCTGACCCCGGCAGACATGACGCGCTGGGCTGAAATTAAAAAGAATCTGCGCTTCAGGATGCGGCAGGAAGCCAGGACGAATTAA
- a CDS encoding RHS repeat-associated core domain-containing protein: MEEAFWAARQGDALLHTSFMADVLGAVLEVAANVVIDALIVGAATVLAASAGVTLGCTAVVLIGFVAGVAMVYTGVTETVSEACSALADMLFPPQTEGYILTGSGDTLINSKPAARAAATAVSRQEIEAQEAQVKAEQEEAQRQEDARTFRDVAGEYLEMAGVIALAVNPVTGPVLMSRALSGQLSTEEGRAELVDGVTHFVSELWQPTVASAAPGSTPTPDDKIDCHKHPSSLTQLLAQKKAAFLDDPAGTVLNLFSPDGMLETAFQGVNAVIGSISNLFRDDDEPPAAEYIAEGARDVRINSQPAARSGARCTCEARVVNEPGDGAFVSPDVRIGGPLLVVRDIRSGRSQITLVATVALMFLRPGKMLSKIACFAAGVGMSMITQKAISALPHPVNAATGAKYLADDDDFDFSLPGHFPLDWQRVYSSRDERTDGMFGQGWSVMYEVSLERTPGNADENCMTFVSGMGRRLDMEAVLPGSGFYSPGEGLAVRRGEQGHWLISSDDGQFFLFEADPHHPQRQRLKMLGDRNSNCLNLYHDELGRITQISGEQRRPCIRLHYDLAAHPRRVTQIYQHFPDTAPLLLRRYSYDAAGQLTGVYDSTGHLLREFAYNDNHCMTLHRQPGGEGYYYQWGWYDGPDDAAWRVTGHHTDSGEQYRLAWNLAARRLCVTDGLGRTRYHQWDAQNQVTAYRDEAGQVMTFRWSDEERLLLGMTDAQGGRWRYVYDRQGHITETHDPMGRVSQTQWHPVWHEPETEVDAGGNSWRCEYDERGNLLAVTDPLQQSTRYQYDRHGQVVQITDARGGNKYLQWNEDGQLMRHTDCSGSQTAWFYDERTRLIRMTDAQSHSTRYGYDDSGHLVEVILADGRTARYQPDAAGRLVKYTSPAGQITRWQRDGQGRVRIRTDAAGRRTGFGYDAYGRLVTLTNENGESYRFRHDVLDRLAEQINPDCCRQAYRYNALNAVTEVVFTGDQGGEIRHRLMRDAAGRLTAKETAETRTEYVYDAADQLLEIRCRRHDADETGAPEIIRFSYDRPGRMLSEETAQGVLTHRYDELGNRTATTFPDGRTQRHLYYGSGHLQQINLDREVISEFTRDSLHREVLRSQGRLSTRQLYDPAGRLKRKETCSGMRGVVPETFTDRQYSYNGQDELLKTRHSRRGETDYFYDSTGRITACRLEDEGYLASWQYDAAGNLLDRRAGERATAENSVVPFSRLMSYRGVHYRYDEYGRMVEKQGRSGTQSYRYDAEHRMVEARTARGTYRYVYDALGRRTEKQHISHDGKAYNRTKFLWDGMRLAQESRPEGSSSLYIYSAPGSYEPLARVDKAGKGEPARVLYFHTDVNGAPEELTDSDGKIVWETGYQVWGNTIQEKDHGGVEQSLRYQGQYLDRETGLHYNLHRYYDPDVGRFTQPDPIGLLGGINLYQYAPNPLSWIDPLGLFGCGPKAQQHILHGDGPGSGGHMWPGQPGKTTFPQSWDAKKIISEVDDIVNSPSTKWYAQQGTGGALTKAGKAANWVAWEVRDGVRIRVVFQPAKGRIVTAFPDSGSIPPLPGAK, encoded by the coding sequence ATGGAAGAGGCATTCTGGGCGGCAAGGCAGGGGGATGCCCTGCTGCATACGTCGTTTATGGCAGATGTGCTGGGGGCTGTGCTGGAAGTGGCGGCAAATGTCGTTATTGATGCCCTCATTGTCGGAGCTGCCACGGTGCTGGCAGCGTCAGCGGGGGTGACGCTGGGGTGCACGGCCGTCGTGCTGATCGGTTTTGTGGCGGGGGTGGCGATGGTGTACACCGGCGTGACAGAAACGGTCAGCGAAGCCTGTTCTGCCCTCGCTGATATGTTGTTCCCGCCTCAGACTGAAGGTTACATCCTCACCGGCTCTGGTGACACATTGATCAACAGCAAACCTGCCGCGCGGGCAGCAGCCACTGCGGTATCGCGGCAGGAGATTGAGGCGCAGGAAGCGCAGGTGAAGGCGGAACAGGAAGAAGCGCAGCGTCAGGAGGACGCCAGAACATTCCGGGATGTGGCCGGGGAATATCTGGAAATGGCGGGGGTCATAGCCCTGGCGGTTAACCCGGTGACAGGACCTGTGCTGATGTCCCGGGCGCTGTCCGGCCAGCTCAGTACGGAAGAAGGGCGTGCTGAGCTGGTGGATGGCGTGACACATTTTGTGTCGGAACTGTGGCAGCCCACTGTGGCCAGTGCGGCTCCGGGCTCCACCCCGACCCCTGACGATAAAATCGACTGCCATAAACATCCCTCCTCACTGACTCAGTTACTCGCACAAAAAAAAGCCGCCTTTCTGGATGACCCTGCGGGAACGGTCCTTAACCTGTTCAGTCCGGACGGTATGCTGGAAACCGCCTTTCAGGGCGTGAATGCGGTTATTGGCAGTATCAGCAATCTGTTCAGAGATGATGACGAACCGCCAGCGGCGGAGTATATCGCGGAAGGCGCTCGGGATGTGCGTATCAACAGCCAGCCGGCGGCACGCAGCGGGGCACGCTGTACCTGTGAGGCCCGGGTGGTGAATGAGCCGGGGGACGGGGCGTTTGTGTCACCGGATGTCCGCATTGGGGGGCCGTTACTGGTGGTCAGGGATATCAGAAGCGGCAGGTCGCAGATAACCCTGGTGGCAACCGTGGCGCTGATGTTTCTCCGCCCGGGCAAAATGCTTTCTAAAATCGCCTGTTTTGCTGCCGGTGTCGGGATGAGCATGATAACACAGAAGGCCATCAGCGCCCTTCCACATCCGGTCAACGCCGCCACCGGAGCCAAATATCTGGCGGATGACGACGATTTCGACTTCAGCCTGCCGGGTCACTTTCCGCTGGACTGGCAGCGTGTGTACAGCAGTCGTGACGAGCGCACGGATGGGATGTTCGGTCAGGGCTGGAGTGTGATGTATGAAGTGAGCCTCGAGCGCACACCGGGTAACGCGGACGAAAACTGCATGACCTTTGTGTCGGGTATGGGGCGACGCCTGGATATGGAAGCCGTGCTGCCGGGGAGCGGGTTTTACAGTCCCGGTGAAGGACTGGCAGTACGGCGTGGTGAGCAGGGGCACTGGCTTATCAGCAGCGATGATGGACAGTTTTTTCTGTTTGAAGCCGACCCGCATCACCCGCAGCGCCAGCGGCTGAAAATGCTGGGCGACCGTAACAGCAACTGTCTGAATCTGTACCACGACGAGCTGGGGCGCATCACGCAAATCAGTGGTGAACAGCGGCGTCCGTGCATCCGTCTGCATTACGACCTGGCGGCGCATCCCCGTCGGGTGACGCAGATTTATCAGCATTTCCCTGATACTGCACCTTTACTGCTGCGTCGTTACAGTTATGACGCCGCCGGGCAGCTGACCGGCGTGTACGACAGTACCGGCCACCTGCTGCGCGAGTTTGCCTACAACGATAATCACTGCATGACCCTGCACCGCCAGCCGGGCGGCGAGGGATATTATTATCAGTGGGGCTGGTATGACGGTCCGGATGACGCAGCGTGGCGGGTGACGGGGCACCACACGGACAGCGGTGAACAGTACCGGCTGGCGTGGAACCTGGCGGCGCGCAGGCTGTGCGTGACGGACGGTCTGGGGCGCACGCGTTATCATCAGTGGGATGCGCAGAACCAGGTGACGGCGTACCGGGACGAGGCCGGGCAGGTGATGACGTTCCGCTGGAGCGACGAAGAACGGCTGCTGCTGGGGATGACCGATGCTCAGGGCGGCAGATGGCGCTATGTGTATGACCGTCAGGGGCATATCACGGAGACGCACGACCCAATGGGGCGGGTGTCGCAGACGCAGTGGCACCCGGTGTGGCACGAACCGGAGACGGAGGTGGATGCGGGGGGCAACAGCTGGCGCTGTGAGTACGATGAACGCGGCAATCTTCTTGCCGTGACCGACCCGCTGCAACAGAGCACCCGGTATCAGTATGACCGCCACGGCCAGGTGGTGCAGATAACCGACGCACGCGGGGGAAATAAATACCTTCAGTGGAACGAAGACGGGCAGCTGATGCGGCACACGGACTGCTCCGGCTCGCAGACGGCCTGGTTCTATGATGAACGCACGCGGCTGATACGGATGACAGACGCGCAGAGCCACAGCACGCGCTACGGGTATGACGACAGCGGTCACCTGGTGGAGGTGATACTGGCGGACGGTCGCACGGCGCGTTACCAGCCGGATGCGGCGGGCAGGCTGGTGAAATACACCAGCCCGGCAGGGCAGATAACGCGCTGGCAGCGCGACGGGCAGGGGCGGGTGCGCATCCGCACGGACGCGGCGGGGCGCAGGACGGGGTTCGGGTACGACGCCTACGGGCGTCTGGTCACGCTGACAAACGAGAACGGAGAAAGCTACCGGTTCCGCCACGATGTGCTGGATCGTCTGGCGGAGCAGATAAATCCGGACTGCTGCCGTCAGGCGTACCGTTACAACGCGCTGAACGCGGTCACGGAGGTGGTGTTCACGGGCGACCAGGGCGGAGAAATCCGCCACCGGCTGATGCGTGATGCAGCGGGCCGGCTCACCGCAAAGGAGACGGCAGAAACCCGCACGGAATACGTTTATGACGCGGCAGACCAGCTGCTGGAAATCCGCTGCCGGCGGCACGACGCAGACGAAACCGGCGCGCCGGAGATAATCCGCTTCAGTTACGACAGACCAGGCCGGATGCTGAGCGAGGAGACGGCGCAGGGCGTCCTGACCCACCGGTACGACGAACTGGGCAACCGGACTGCCACCACGTTTCCGGACGGCAGAACGCAGCGGCATCTGTACTACGGCAGCGGTCATCTCCAGCAGATAAATCTGGACCGGGAAGTCATCAGCGAGTTCACGCGTGACAGCCTGCACCGGGAGGTACTCAGAAGCCAGGGGCGGCTGAGCACGCGGCAGCTTTATGACCCTGCCGGGCGGCTGAAACGTAAGGAGACCTGCAGCGGAATGCGCGGGGTGGTGCCGGAGACGTTCACGGACCGGCAGTACAGCTACAACGGTCAGGACGAACTGCTGAAGACACGGCACAGCCGGCGGGGCGAAACGGATTACTTTTACGACAGCACGGGGCGCATCACGGCGTGCCGCCTGGAGGATGAGGGGTATCTGGCGAGCTGGCAGTACGACGCAGCGGGAAACCTGCTGGACCGGCGTGCGGGGGAAAGGGCCACGGCAGAAAACAGCGTGGTGCCGTTCAGCCGGCTGATGTCTTACCGTGGTGTGCACTACCGTTATGACGAATATGGCCGGATGGTGGAAAAGCAGGGCCGGAGCGGAACGCAGAGTTACCGCTATGATGCGGAGCACCGGATGGTGGAGGCGAGGACAGCGCGGGGGACATACCGGTATGTGTACGATGCGCTGGGGAGGCGGACGGAAAAACAGCATATCAGCCATGACGGTAAAGCGTACAACCGGACAAAATTTTTATGGGACGGGATGCGGCTGGCGCAGGAGAGCAGGCCGGAAGGGAGCAGCAGCCTGTATATTTACAGTGCCCCGGGGAGTTATGAACCGCTGGCGCGGGTGGATAAGGCGGGCAAAGGGGAACCGGCCCGGGTACTGTATTTTCACACGGATGTGAACGGCGCGCCGGAAGAGCTGACGGACAGCGACGGGAAAATCGTGTGGGAGACGGGATACCAGGTCTGGGGAAACACAATACAGGAGAAGGATCACGGCGGGGTGGAGCAGAGCCTGCGCTACCAGGGACAGTACCTCGACAGGGAAACGGGGCTGCACTACAATCTGCACAGGTACTATGATCCGGATGTCGGGCGGTTTACGCAGCCGGATCCGATAGGGTTGCTTGGTGGAATAAATCTCTACCAATACGCGCCGAATCCGTTGTCATGGATCGATCCGCTGGGGTTATTTGGTTGTGGTCCAAAAGCGCAACAACACATTCTTCATGGTGATGGTCCTGGTAGTGGTGGTCATATGTGGCCAGGTCAGCCAGGTAAAACGACTTTTCCTCAATCATGGGATGCGAAAAAGATTATTTCCGAAGTTGATGATATTGTGAATTCACCATCGACTAAATGGTATGCCCAGCAAGGAACTGGAGGCGCATTAACGAAAGCAGGAAAAGCTGCTAATTGGGTGGCATGGGAAGTCAGAGATGGAGTACGGATTCGAGTAGTTTTCCAACCAGCCAAGGGAAGAATAGTTACTGCATTTCCTGATAGTGGATCGATTCCACCTTTACCGGGCGCAAAATGA
- a CDS encoding MafI family immunity protein, protein MMTTTTGIELKEFGENFHGRLSEDELNYALSYIDFGEEPLAFEILCDYLCENDLVITKSEYEHLCTFNNIFNNLLEHDVVIYLKKLVK, encoded by the coding sequence ATGATGACTACTACTACTGGTATAGAGTTAAAAGAATTTGGTGAAAATTTTCATGGCAGACTTTCTGAAGATGAACTGAATTATGCGTTGAGTTACATCGATTTTGGGGAAGAGCCATTAGCTTTTGAAATATTATGTGATTATCTCTGCGAGAATGATCTTGTTATAACAAAGAGTGAATATGAGCATCTATGTACTTTTAATAATATCTTCAATAATTTGTTAGAACATGATGTTGTTATTTATTTAAAAAAATTAGTTAAATAG
- a CDS encoding SymE family type I addiction module toxin codes for MSKTQRHCTVGYLPNRSDTRVIKISAKWLREAGFEIGTGVTVKISEGCLILLADNNEVQELRRELYQVKQAVKGMRDGMFSVLNEH; via the coding sequence ATTTCCAAAACACAGCGCCACTGTACCGTGGGCTATCTGCCCAACCGCAGTGACACGCGGGTGATCAAAATCAGCGCCAAATGGCTGAGAGAAGCGGGATTTGAGATCGGCACGGGCGTTACCGTGAAGATCTCGGAAGGCTGCCTGATCCTGCTAGCGGATAACAACGAAGTACAGGAACTGCGCAGGGAACTTTATCAGGTTAAACAGGCAGTTAAGGGGATGCGTGACGGGATGTTTAGTGTGCTGAACGAACATTAA
- a CDS encoding HYD1 signature containing ADP-ribosyltransferase family protein: MRHYTNRKGSTEIGKTGKILAKDNNRVYLEPASKKPLSQVEVESKYQIKPGRGRDYVETDVPNEQLEWVPNPRYHTDELTAKGDITLSDNAKITKRK, encoded by the coding sequence GTGCGGCATTATACTAATCGTAAGGGTTCAACCGAGATTGGTAAAACAGGTAAAATATTGGCAAAAGATAATAATAGAGTGTATCTTGAACCGGCTAGTAAAAAACCATTAAGTCAAGTCGAAGTTGAAAGTAAATATCAAATAAAACCGGGCCGTGGACGTGATTATGTTGAAACTGATGTTCCAAATGAACAACTTGAATGGGTACCTAATCCACGATATCACACCGATGAATTGACTGCAAAAGGTGATATCACTCTTTCTGATAATGCAAAAATCACTAAACGGAAATAA
- a CDS encoding YbgA family protein: protein MNQQRFDDSTLIRIFALHELHRLKERGLTRAALFDYHSRYKLVFLAHSQPEYRKLGPFVADIHQWHNLEEYYNQYRQRVIILLSHPANPRDHTNVLMHVQGYFRPHLDSTERQQLAALIDSYRCGEQPLLAPLMRIKHYMALYPNAWLSGQRYFELWPRVINLRHAGVL, encoded by the coding sequence ATGAATCAGCAACGATTTGATGACAGCACCCTTATCCGCATTTTTGCTTTGCACGAGTTACACCGTCTTAAAGAGCGAGGCTTAACTCGCGCGGCGCTTTTCGATTATCACAGCCGCTATAAACTCGTATTTCTGGCTCATTCTCAGCCCGAGTACCGCAAGCTCGGCCCGTTCGTGGCAGATATTCACCAGTGGCATAATCTGGAGGAGTATTACAACCAGTATCGCCAGCGCGTAATTATTTTGCTTTCTCACCCCGCCAACCCGCGCGATCACACCAACGTTTTGATGCACGTTCAGGGGTATTTTCGTCCCCATCTTGATTCCACAGAACGTCAGCAACTGGCGGCGCTTATCGACAGTTATCGATGTGGCGAGCAACCGCTTCTTGCGCCGCTGATGCGTATCAAACACTATATGGCGCTTTATCCTAATGCCTGGCTTTCAGGGCAACGTTATTTCGAACTTTGGCCGCGTGTTATTAACTTGCGCCATGCAGGAGTTTTATGA
- the phrB gene encoding deoxyribodipyrimidine photo-lyase — protein sequence MTTHLVWFRQDLRLHDNLALAAACRNSSAHVVALFIATPQQWAAHNMSPRQAELINAQLNGLQIALAEKGIPLLFHEVDDFAASVEMVKQVCVENGITHLFYNYQYEVNERERDALVEKTLCNVVCEGFDDSVILPPGAVMTGNHEMYKVFTPFKNAWLKRLREGMPECVAAPKVRSSGSIDPAPSISLNYPRQPFDTAYFPVEEKVAIAQLRQFCQNGAGLYEQQRDFPAVEGTSRLSASLATGGLSPRQCLHRLLAEQPQAMEGGAGSVWLNELIWREFYRHLITYYPSLCKHRPFIAWTDCVQWQSNPAHLKAWQEGKTGYPIVDAAMRQLNSTGWMHNRLRMITASFLVKDLLIDWREGERYFMSQLIDGDLAANNGGWQWAASTGTDAAPYFRIFNPTTQGEKFDREGEFIRQWLPELRDVPGKSVHEPWKWAEKAGVTLDYPQPIVDHKEARVRTLAAYEAARKGK from the coding sequence ATGACCACCCATCTGGTCTGGTTTCGCCAGGATTTACGTCTGCACGATAATCTCGCGCTGGCTGCTGCCTGCCGCAATTCATCTGCACACGTGGTGGCGCTGTTTATTGCCACACCGCAGCAGTGGGCAGCGCATAATATGTCGCCGCGTCAGGCTGAACTTATCAATGCTCAACTGAACGGGCTACAAATCGCGCTGGCGGAAAAAGGTATTCCTTTGTTATTTCATGAAGTGGATGACTTTGCTGCCAGCGTCGAAATGGTTAAACAGGTGTGCGTGGAAAACGGCATTACCCATTTGTTTTATAACTATCAGTATGAAGTGAATGAGCGAGAGCGGGATGCTCTGGTTGAGAAAACGCTTTGTAACGTGGTGTGTGAAGGATTTGATGACAGCGTGATCCTGCCACCTGGCGCGGTGATGACCGGTAACCATGAGATGTACAAAGTCTTTACGCCATTTAAAAATGCCTGGCTGAAACGGCTGCGGGAAGGGATGCCGGAGTGCGTCGCTGCACCAAAAGTACGTAGTAGCGGATCGATAGACCCCGCACCATCCATTTCGCTGAATTACCCTCGTCAGCCTTTCGACACAGCATATTTCCCGGTGGAAGAAAAAGTGGCGATTGCGCAATTACGCCAGTTTTGCCAGAACGGAGCAGGGCTGTACGAGCAACAGCGTGATTTCCCGGCAGTGGAAGGCACCAGCCGTTTGTCCGCTAGTCTGGCAACGGGAGGATTATCGCCTCGCCAGTGTTTACATCGCCTGCTGGCGGAACAACCGCAGGCGATGGAGGGCGGGGCAGGTAGCGTCTGGCTTAATGAGTTGATTTGGCGCGAGTTTTACCGTCACCTGATAACGTATTACCCCTCGCTGTGTAAACATCGTCCGTTTATTGCCTGGACTGACTGCGTACAGTGGCAAAGCAATCCCGCGCATTTAAAGGCCTGGCAGGAAGGCAAAACGGGATACCCGATTGTCGATGCCGCCATGCGTCAGCTTAACAGCACTGGCTGGATGCATAACCGTCTGCGGATGATCACAGCTAGCTTTCTGGTGAAAGATTTGTTGATCGACTGGCGCGAAGGGGAGCGGTATTTCATGTCGCAGCTGATTGATGGTGATTTGGCAGCCAATAACGGTGGCTGGCAGTGGGCGGCTTCCACCGGAACCGATGCTGCGCCGTATTTTCGTATTTTCAACCCGACAACCCAGGGCGAGAAATTTGACCGCGAAGGCGAGTTTATCCGCCAGTGGTTACCGGAGCTGCGCGATGTGCCGGGAAAATCGGTGCATGAGCCGTGGAAGTGGGCAGAGAAAGCAGGTGTGACGCTGGATTATCCGCAACCGATAGTCGATCACAAAGAAGCGAGAGTACGAACGTTGGCAGCGTATGAGGCGGCGAGGAAGGGGAAATAA